Genomic DNA from Pseudomonas fitomaticsae:
GACATCATCGTCAACTTCGCGAAAAACGGCATCAAACCGGGCGACAAGCTGTTCTTTGTCAACCTGCAAGCCCAGGACGACGGCAAGGGCCCGAAAGAAGTGATCCCGCTGGCCGACGTGCTGTCGGAGAAATACCTGGCGGTCATCAAGCAGACCAGCAAAGGCCCGCAATGGGACCGGGGCGACCCGGTGGTGGGCAAGGTCCTGCAACTGAACGTCAAGGCTTATACCGGCCAGGATCTGTCGATGAACCCGGCCGCCTACGAGCCCGCCAGACCGGGCAAGGCGGAAGGCATGGTGATGATTCCGCTGAAGATCCACCGCGACAACGCTGCCGACAAGGCCTTGCTCGCCAAGGCGCTGCACCGGACCTTCACCTTCGGCCGCGCCGACGGTACCGATGAAGCGCCGTGGACGATCAAGACCGATGGCGGCTTCGGCTTCCACATGGACCCGCGCCGGTTGAATGCCTCGACCAAACTGGCCAGCGGCCCGACCGACGCCGGGGTCAGCGGCATCGGCACCCTGGAGGTGTGGAACATCAAGGCCGGCGGCACGGGCTGGAGCCACCCGGTACACGTGCACTTCGAGGAGGGGATCATCCTCAGCCGTGGCGGCAAGGCGCCGCCTGAGTGGGAAAAATGGGCGCGCAAGGACGTCTACCGGATCGGTTCGGAAGCCGACGGGCTGGACAACGTCGAGATGGCGATCAACTTCCGCGAGTTTGCCGGGACCTACATGGAGCACTGTCACAACACCCAGCATGAGGACAACTCGATGCTGCTGCGTTGGGACCTGGAAAAACCCGGGCAACTGCAGTTGATGCCGACACCGTTGCCGAGCTGGGATGGCGTGCGCTACGTCAACTCCGCCGCACTGCCAACCTTCCGCACTGGCGACGGCTTCGGCCCGCAAGTGACCGTGAAACCATGAGCAGGGAGGGAGCCGACATGACCCAGCCAACGCCGCGCTCCCGCGCCCTGGGCATGCACCTGATTCTGGTGCTGGTGACCTGCCTGCTCGGCAGTCAGGTGCTCATCGCCCATCAGGCGCAGCCCGAAGGCGCCCGCGAGTCCGCCACCCCCTGGGGTGGCGACTATTTCCCCAACACCCTGCTGACCGATCAGGACGGCCAGCAGGTGCGTTTTTTCGATGACCTGATCAAAGACAAGGTGGTGGTGATCAACTTCATCTTCACTTCGTGCAGCGACTCCTGCCCACTGGAAACCGCGCGCCTGCGCCAGGTGCAGAAACTGCTGGGGGACCGGGTCGGGAAAGACATCTTTTTCTACTCGATCACCATCGATCCGCTGAGCGACACCCCCGAAGTGCTCAAGGCCTATTCGCAACGCTTCAAGGTCGGCCCCGGCTGGAAATTCCTTACTGGCGAGTTCGAAGACGTCACCGAACTGCGCAAGAAGCTCGGGCTGTTTATCGAAGGCGTCGACAACGGCCGCACCAAGGATCACAACCTGAGCCTGATCGTCGGCAACCAGAGCACCGGGCGCTGGATGAAAGCCTCGCCGTTCGAGAACCCGTGGATCCTCGCCGACCAGCTCGCCAACACGCTGCAGAACTGGAAACAGGCCAGCACCGAAGAAAGCTACGCCGACGCCCCGCAGATTCGTCCGCCGAGCAATGGCGAAGAACTGTTCCGCACCCGCTGCGCTTCGTGTCACAGCCTCGGCCCGCAGGACGGCGAAGGCATCGGCATGCGCAACATAGGCCCGGACCTGATCGGCGTGACCCGTCAGCGTGACCCGGCCTGGCTCAATCGCTGGATCCGCGAACCGGATCGTGTGCTGGCGGAGAAAGACCCGATCGCACTGCAACTATTCGAGCAATACGAGCGTATCCCGATGCCGAATCTGCGTCTGGATGAAGCTTCAGCGCAATCGGTCATCGACTTTCTGAGTGCCGAAACCGAGCGTCAGCATCCGTCCGTGCAACCCTTGGCCGACGGGGCGTTGACGCCAGTAAAACCGGGCTCTGCAAGCGAAGCGGTGAGTCGTATGCAGTAGCGGCTAAATAGCATTATTGAACCGTGTGTCACGGTCATTGCCACCTACACTCATTCGAGAAGGCGGCTGTAACGGGCTCGACACAAAAACGCCAGGGCATTCCCATGCAGCGACTGGAAGAACACAAAACAACAGCGCCGAACGTAGCGTTGGCAGCCATCAAGAGTTGGGGCGGGCAGTTCAATCTGCTGCGCTGGTTCTCGCTGGCCAGTTTTTTCATCATCGCCGCCGTGGCGCTGGGGCTGGGTTATATCTCCACGCGCTTCGTGGTCACTGAAAGCGTGGAGCGCGATGCGCTGCTCACCGCGCAATTCGTGCAGGCCATCGGCGATGCGGAAATGCGTCACGCCAACATCACGCCGCAACGGACCATGGGCGAGATGCTCGACCCGCGCCAGGACGGGAACTACCCCGACGTCGACCCGCTGTCCCATGCGTCGGCCCGCGCCGAGTTTCTCGATCATGTCGAACACTTGCCGGACGTTTTGCTGGCAACGGTCTATGCGCTGGACCGTACGATCATCTGGTCGACCAACCCCGAGCTGATCAACGTCAGGATCGAAGATGACGAGGAGCTGGACGAGTCGTTCGAGATGAAGGTGCCGGTGTCTTCCAGCTACCACAAGATCGACGACGAAAAGCCCGAGCAGCGGCTGTCCCGCGAACCCAAATACCTGTTCATCGAGAACTACATCCCGATGTTCAACGCCGACAAAAGCAAAGTCGTCGCCATGGTCGAGATCTACAAGGAACCGGCGGATCTGGTGGACCGTATCGACCGTGGGTTCGCCTCGATCTGGGCCGCGACGATCCTCGGCGGCGCGGCGATTTATCTCGGCTTGTTCTGGATCGTGCGGCGCGCCTCGACCCTGTTGCAGAGCCAGCAACAGCAACTGATCAGCAATGAAACCTTTGTTGCATTGGGCGAGATGTCTTCGGCGGTGGCCCACAGCCTGCGCAATCCGCTGGCGACCATTCGCTCCAGCGCCGAACTGGCCCAGGAAATCGCCAGCCCGGGCGCGCAGCGCAACATCGGCGACATCATCAGCCAGGTCGACCGCATGTCGCGCTGGGTGCGCGAGCTGCTGGTGTCGTTGCGCCCGATGAGTGACGACGGCGAGGCGGTGGAATTGCTGGCGGCGGTCGAAGACACCCTGGGGGCGTTTGACGCGCTGATCCGGCGCAATGGCGTCGAAGTGCGATTCACGCCACAAGATTGCCCGCCGGTTGTCAGCCAGAAGGTGCTGTTGACGCAAATTCTCAATAGCCTGTTCGCCAACGCCCTGGAAGCGATGCCCAAGGGAGGCGTGCTGGGCGTCGAGATTGAGACACCGCAATCCGGTCAGGTACGCATGACCCTGAGCGACACCGGCAAAGGCATGAGCGCGCAGCAGCAACAACTGGTGTTCAAACCGTTTTTCACCACCAAGCAGGGCGGCCTCGGGGTCGGCCTCGCGCTGGTCAAAAGAATCATGGAGCGGTTTCAGGGTTCGGTCGTCCTGACCAGCCGGGAGCAGGAAGGAACCCGCGTCAGTCTCAACTTTAGAGTGGCATCGGGAGGGGAATATGGAACACAGCATTCTGCTGGTCGAGGATGACGAACTGCTGGCCGAGAATATTCAGACCTACCTGGAGCGCAAAGACTTCGAGGTGACGGTCTGCCACTCGGCCGAGGACGCGCTGGGGCAACTGGAAAGCTTCATGCCGGACATCGTCCTGACCGACAACTCGCTGCCGGG
This window encodes:
- a CDS encoding SCO family protein; translation: MTQPTPRSRALGMHLILVLVTCLLGSQVLIAHQAQPEGARESATPWGGDYFPNTLLTDQDGQQVRFFDDLIKDKVVVINFIFTSCSDSCPLETARLRQVQKLLGDRVGKDIFFYSITIDPLSDTPEVLKAYSQRFKVGPGWKFLTGEFEDVTELRKKLGLFIEGVDNGRTKDHNLSLIVGNQSTGRWMKASPFENPWILADQLANTLQNWKQASTEESYADAPQIRPPSNGEELFRTRCASCHSLGPQDGEGIGMRNIGPDLIGVTRQRDPAWLNRWIREPDRVLAEKDPIALQLFEQYERIPMPNLRLDEASAQSVIDFLSAETERQHPSVQPLADGALTPVKPGSASEAVSRMQ
- a CDS encoding sensor histidine kinase, whose protein sequence is MQRLEEHKTTAPNVALAAIKSWGGQFNLLRWFSLASFFIIAAVALGLGYISTRFVVTESVERDALLTAQFVQAIGDAEMRHANITPQRTMGEMLDPRQDGNYPDVDPLSHASARAEFLDHVEHLPDVLLATVYALDRTIIWSTNPELINVRIEDDEELDESFEMKVPVSSSYHKIDDEKPEQRLSREPKYLFIENYIPMFNADKSKVVAMVEIYKEPADLVDRIDRGFASIWAATILGGAAIYLGLFWIVRRASTLLQSQQQQLISNETFVALGEMSSAVAHSLRNPLATIRSSAELAQEIASPGAQRNIGDIISQVDRMSRWVRELLVSLRPMSDDGEAVELLAAVEDTLGAFDALIRRNGVEVRFTPQDCPPVVSQKVLLTQILNSLFANALEAMPKGGVLGVEIETPQSGQVRMTLSDTGKGMSAQQQQLVFKPFFTTKQGGLGVGLALVKRIMERFQGSVVLTSREQEGTRVSLNFRVASGGEYGTQHSAGRG